Proteins encoded in a region of the Burkholderia ubonensis subsp. mesacidophila genome:
- a CDS encoding LysR family transcriptional regulator, translated as MRHAPEALLAFTEAALLGSFTAAARKLGKRQSTVSEAIANLEIDLGVQLFDRSTRTPTLTDAGRALLPQVQRALEAGAAIDRTAARLARGEEARLTLVVSDTYQSKRYEETLTALERRFPALELECQIAEHEDVLDLIQQGRAQLGLMAARAAYPADIGAATIAEESEFGLFVGRPHPLAASGDAEVPHAALRDARELRLNTYAMPDKRGEEGRIVAGTHRWSAPSYLMLLEMAVLGFGWAELPRWMVEHFARDRLRELRARGWPRRVRVDAVWSRSRPLGPAGAWLLDAMLAD; from the coding sequence ATGCGCCACGCCCCCGAAGCGTTGCTCGCGTTCACCGAAGCCGCGCTGCTCGGCTCCTTCACCGCCGCCGCGCGCAAGCTGGGCAAGCGCCAGTCGACGGTCTCGGAGGCGATCGCGAACCTCGAGATCGATCTCGGCGTGCAGCTGTTCGACCGCTCGACGCGCACGCCGACGCTGACCGACGCCGGGCGCGCGCTGCTGCCGCAGGTGCAGCGTGCGCTGGAGGCCGGCGCGGCGATCGACCGCACCGCCGCGCGGCTCGCGCGCGGCGAGGAGGCGCGGCTGACGCTGGTGGTGTCCGACACCTACCAGTCGAAGCGCTACGAGGAGACGCTGACCGCGCTCGAACGGCGCTTCCCCGCGCTGGAGCTCGAATGCCAGATCGCGGAACACGAGGACGTGCTGGACCTGATCCAGCAGGGCCGTGCGCAGCTCGGGCTGATGGCCGCGCGCGCGGCCTACCCCGCCGACATCGGCGCGGCGACGATCGCGGAGGAGTCGGAGTTCGGCCTGTTCGTCGGGCGCCCGCACCCGCTCGCGGCGTCCGGCGACGCCGAGGTGCCGCATGCCGCGCTGCGCGATGCGCGCGAGTTGCGGCTCAACACGTATGCGATGCCGGACAAGCGCGGCGAAGAAGGCCGGATCGTCGCCGGCACGCACCGCTGGTCGGCGCCGAGCTACCTGATGCTGCTGGAGATGGCGGTACTGGGATTCGGATGGGCGGAACTGCCCCGCTGGATGGTCGAGCATTTCGCGCGCGACCGGCTGCGCGAGTTGCGCGCCCGCGGCTGGCCGCGTCGGGTACGGGTCGATGCGGTGTGGTCGCGCAGCCGGCCGCTCGGCCCCGCCGGCGCGTGGCTGCTCGACGCGATGCTCGCCGACTGA
- a CDS encoding DMT family transporter, giving the protein MNSRETRGMLLGLIGVMIFSLTLPMTRIVVAELHPLLNGLGRALAAAVPAGLLLWWRREPLPTRAQLKSLAIVSSGVIVGYPVFSAWAMKTVPASHGAVVNGLQSLLVALYAAWLSHERPSKGFWISAVTGSALVIAFALRDGGGTLQAGDALMLAAVGIGALGYAEGARLARQIGGWQVICWALVVSAPFLVLPVGWLAWMQHAAHPGPLAPRTWLAFGYVTLFSQFIGFFAWYAGLAMGGTARVGQVQLLQIFFTIAFSALLFGETVAPSTWLFAAAVIATVMLGRRAAVAAAPQPARAV; this is encoded by the coding sequence ATGAATTCGCGCGAAACCCGGGGCATGCTGCTCGGCCTCATCGGCGTGATGATCTTCAGCCTGACGCTGCCGATGACGCGCATCGTCGTCGCCGAACTGCATCCGCTCCTCAACGGGCTCGGCCGCGCGCTCGCCGCCGCGGTGCCGGCCGGCCTGCTGCTGTGGTGGCGGCGCGAGCCGCTGCCGACGCGCGCGCAGCTGAAAAGCCTCGCGATCGTGTCGTCCGGCGTGATCGTCGGGTATCCGGTGTTCTCCGCGTGGGCGATGAAGACGGTGCCCGCGTCGCACGGCGCGGTCGTCAACGGGCTGCAGTCGCTGCTGGTCGCGCTGTACGCGGCCTGGCTGTCGCACGAACGGCCGTCGAAGGGGTTCTGGATCAGCGCGGTGACGGGCAGCGCGCTCGTGATCGCGTTCGCGCTGCGCGACGGCGGCGGCACGCTGCAGGCGGGCGACGCGCTGATGCTCGCCGCGGTCGGCATCGGCGCGCTCGGCTATGCGGAAGGCGCGCGCCTCGCGCGCCAGATCGGCGGCTGGCAGGTGATCTGCTGGGCGCTCGTCGTGTCCGCGCCGTTCCTGGTGCTGCCGGTCGGCTGGCTCGCATGGATGCAGCACGCCGCGCACCCGGGCCCGCTCGCGCCGCGCACGTGGCTCGCGTTCGGCTACGTGACGCTGTTCTCGCAGTTCATCGGCTTCTTCGCGTGGTACGCGGGCCTCGCGATGGGCGGCACCGCGCGCGTCGGCCAGGTGCAGCTGCTGCAGATCTTCTTCACGATCGCGTTTTCGGCGCTGCTGTTCGGCGAGACCGTCGCGCCGTCGACGTGGCTGTTCGCGGCGGCCGTGATCGCGACCGTGATGCTCGGCCGGCGGGCCGCGGTGGCCGCCGCGCCGCAACCCGCTCGCGCTGTCTGA
- a CDS encoding RidA family protein, translating to MANVYDKLKSLGIELPTAGAPAAAYVMSAQSGNTVYLSGHIAKKDGKVWAGKLGADLTTEDGKAAARSIAIDLLATLHAHTGDLNKVTRIVKLMSLVNSTLDFTEQHLVTNGASELIADVFGDAGKHARSAFGVAQIPLGACVEIEMIAEVA from the coding sequence ATGGCAAACGTCTACGACAAACTGAAGTCGCTCGGAATCGAGCTCCCGACCGCCGGCGCCCCGGCCGCCGCCTACGTGATGAGCGCGCAAAGCGGCAACACGGTCTACCTGTCCGGCCACATCGCGAAGAAGGACGGCAAGGTCTGGGCCGGCAAGCTCGGCGCCGACCTCACGACCGAGGACGGCAAGGCGGCCGCGCGGTCGATCGCGATCGACCTGCTCGCGACGCTGCACGCGCACACCGGCGACCTGAACAAGGTCACGCGCATCGTCAAGCTGATGAGCCTCGTCAACTCGACGCTCGACTTCACCGAGCAGCACCTCGTGACGAACGGCGCGTCCGAGCTGATCGCCGACGTGTTCGGCGACGCGGGCAAGCACGCGCGTTCGGCGTTCGGCGTCGCGCAGATCCCGCTCGGCGCGTGCGTCGAGATCGAGATGATCGCCGAAGTCGCGTAA
- a CDS encoding PhzF family phenazine biosynthesis protein, protein MPGHRLVRFKQVDVFTSVPFKGNPLAVVFDADSLGDDDMLAIARWTNLSETTFLCTPTDRDADYRVRIFTPGGELPFAGHPTLGTAHAFLESGAVPRTPGRLIQQCGVGQVALRQQGDGWAFAAPPARVTPLERADYPALEAALRSPDVDLDAEPCAVDNGAPWLVVRMKSAEACLGLAPDAAALDALTHRYGTHGVAAYAPHPPGGPATFEIRCLMTGGVFGTGEDPVTGSANAALAGVLTRQQRRPGPSYTARQGTAIGRDGRISVAYDDGGTTWIGGNAVTIVDGSFRPSV, encoded by the coding sequence ATGCCCGGCCACCGCCTCGTCCGCTTCAAGCAGGTCGACGTCTTCACGTCGGTGCCGTTCAAGGGCAACCCGCTCGCCGTGGTGTTCGACGCCGATTCGCTCGGCGACGACGACATGCTTGCGATCGCCCGCTGGACCAACCTGTCGGAGACGACGTTCCTCTGCACCCCGACGGACCGGGACGCCGACTACCGCGTGCGGATCTTCACGCCCGGCGGCGAGCTGCCGTTCGCCGGCCACCCGACGCTCGGCACCGCGCACGCGTTTCTCGAAAGCGGCGCCGTGCCGCGCACGCCGGGCCGGCTGATCCAGCAATGCGGCGTCGGCCAGGTCGCGCTGCGCCAGCAGGGCGACGGCTGGGCGTTCGCGGCGCCGCCCGCGCGGGTCACGCCGCTCGAGCGCGCGGACTACCCGGCGCTCGAGGCGGCCCTGCGCAGCCCGGACGTCGATCTGGACGCCGAGCCGTGCGCGGTCGACAACGGCGCGCCGTGGCTCGTCGTGCGGATGAAGTCGGCCGAGGCCTGCCTCGGCCTGGCGCCGGACGCGGCGGCGCTCGACGCGCTCACGCATCGCTACGGCACGCACGGCGTCGCGGCCTACGCGCCGCATCCGCCGGGCGGCCCCGCGACGTTCGAGATCCGCTGCCTGATGACGGGCGGCGTCTTCGGCACCGGCGAGGATCCCGTCACCGGCAGCGCGAACGCCGCGCTGGCCGGCGTGCTGACCCGCCAGCAGCGCCGCCCCGGACCGTCGTACACCGCCCGCCAGGGCACGGCCATCGGCCGCGACGGGCGCATTTCCGTCGCCTACGACGACGGCGGCACGACGTGGATCGGCGGCAACGCCGTCACGATCGTCGACGGCAGTTTCCGGCCTTCCGTCTGA
- a CDS encoding chromate transporter, translated as MMSVEVEAAQHVEQESLWAFFKVVMGISAVSWGGLAMMAQLERRYVERLQRIEPPAFGDIVSLAWLMPGPVGCNVAIQVGQTLHGRVGAWIAGFASVLPFFVMMTLFAVFYRTPLVRTLAAPVMLNHFSMVLAALIGVTWVKQLRTLVRARLEQGIAAVSTLLLAFAHSPASFVVILFAAFAAGWLTGPSQDNRVNFTLAKRDRKLLVVLAAFVALFALPIPGDYQATLLWPRLAGAGMTLFGGGFSALPVLKALFVTPETGISDHDFTLAFALSPVSPGPLLNVVPFLGYLTDGWRGALLATAALFIPSGCLVVFAQRHLFRLRRHSRFEHGMRLLRAATTGFLVVAVVKILHREPADPVYWLTGAFATLCFARFKVPVYAVYAAVAIACGAWLWAAAH; from the coding sequence ATGATGAGCGTCGAAGTCGAAGCCGCCCAGCACGTGGAGCAGGAATCCCTGTGGGCCTTTTTCAAGGTCGTCATGGGTATTTCCGCCGTGTCCTGGGGCGGGCTCGCGATGATGGCACAGCTCGAGCGCCGCTACGTCGAACGCCTGCAGCGCATCGAGCCGCCCGCGTTCGGCGACATCGTGTCGCTGGCCTGGCTCATGCCCGGCCCGGTCGGCTGCAACGTCGCGATCCAGGTCGGCCAGACGCTGCACGGCCGCGTCGGCGCATGGATCGCCGGTTTCGCGAGCGTGCTGCCGTTCTTCGTGATGATGACGCTGTTCGCGGTCTTCTACCGCACGCCGCTCGTGCGCACGCTCGCCGCGCCCGTGATGCTCAACCACTTCAGCATGGTGCTCGCCGCGCTGATCGGCGTCACCTGGGTCAAGCAGTTGCGCACGCTGGTGCGCGCGCGGCTCGAGCAGGGGATCGCGGCGGTGTCGACGCTTCTGCTCGCGTTCGCGCACAGCCCCGCATCGTTCGTCGTGATCCTGTTCGCCGCGTTTGCCGCGGGCTGGCTGACCGGGCCGTCGCAGGACAACCGGGTCAACTTCACGCTGGCGAAGCGCGACCGCAAGCTGCTCGTCGTGCTCGCGGCGTTCGTCGCGCTGTTCGCGCTGCCGATTCCCGGCGACTACCAGGCGACGCTGCTGTGGCCGCGGCTCGCGGGCGCCGGCATGACGCTGTTCGGCGGCGGCTTTTCCGCGCTGCCGGTGCTGAAGGCGCTGTTCGTCACGCCCGAGACCGGCATCTCCGATCACGACTTCACGCTCGCGTTCGCGCTGTCGCCGGTGTCGCCGGGGCCGCTCCTGAACGTCGTGCCGTTTCTCGGCTACCTGACCGACGGCTGGCGCGGCGCGCTCCTCGCGACCGCCGCCCTGTTCATCCCGTCCGGCTGCCTCGTCGTGTTCGCGCAGCGCCACCTGTTCCGCCTCAGGCGCCATTCCCGCTTCGAGCACGGGATGCGGCTGCTGCGCGCGGCGACGACCGGGTTTCTCGTCGTCGCCGTCGTGAAGATCCTGCACCGCGAACCGGCCGACCCCGTCTACTGGCTCACCGGCGCGTTCGCCACGCTGTGCTTCGCGCGCTTCAAGGTGCCCGTGTACGCGGTGTACGCCGCGGTCGCGATCGCGTGCGGCGCGTGGCTCTGGGCGGCCGCGCACTGA
- a CDS encoding aminotransferase-like domain-containing protein: protein MSTVPLDQIPVPHDTATLTLVEQLVQWARRRIDERVFRPGMRMPSIRKLALDKSVSRFTVVEAYERLVAQGYLDSRRGSGFYVRERVAGPQPLDAVSRGAEAAPVHNTIDVVWLLRNMLHTVSPEKGPGLGYLPGRWLDGELITGALRALGRQAGAHMLGFGTAQGFLPLRQQLQTRLAEVEIGATPDQLVLVSGITQAIDLIARIYVRPGDAVIVGDPAWFQMFGRFAAQGAQLVGMPYTPDGPDLDALETLVQMWRPKMLVINSVLQNPTGTSLSAAQAFRILKLAEAYDFLVVEDDVYGDLCPPSYPATRLASLDQLKRVIYLGSYSKTLAANLRVGYVACAPEIAKAVTDQKMLVGMTTPELNERVLYKILTEGHYRRHVERLRARLDGVRDKTARMLERTGLRLFTMPASGMFLWADTGVDSDALAAAAHEAGFLLTPGSLFSPQQSPSTWTRFNIANCGDPALAPFLGEYLRTVSRRGAGG, encoded by the coding sequence ATGTCGACCGTCCCGCTCGATCAGATCCCCGTCCCGCACGACACCGCCACCCTCACGCTCGTCGAGCAGCTCGTCCAGTGGGCGCGGCGGCGTATCGACGAGCGCGTGTTCCGGCCCGGCATGCGGATGCCGTCGATCCGCAAGCTCGCGCTCGACAAGAGCGTGTCGCGTTTCACCGTCGTCGAGGCGTACGAGCGGCTCGTCGCGCAGGGCTACCTGGATTCGCGGCGCGGCTCGGGCTTCTACGTGCGCGAGCGGGTCGCCGGCCCGCAGCCGCTCGATGCGGTGTCGCGCGGCGCCGAGGCGGCGCCTGTCCACAATACGATCGACGTCGTCTGGCTGTTGCGCAACATGCTGCACACCGTCAGCCCGGAAAAAGGGCCGGGTCTCGGCTACCTGCCGGGCCGCTGGCTCGACGGCGAGCTGATCACCGGCGCGCTGCGCGCGCTCGGGCGGCAGGCCGGCGCGCACATGCTCGGCTTCGGCACCGCGCAGGGCTTCCTGCCGCTGCGCCAGCAGCTGCAGACGCGGCTCGCGGAAGTCGAGATCGGCGCGACGCCCGACCAGTTGGTGCTCGTGTCGGGCATCACGCAGGCGATCGACCTGATCGCACGGATCTACGTGCGGCCGGGCGATGCGGTGATCGTCGGCGATCCGGCCTGGTTCCAGATGTTCGGCCGCTTCGCCGCGCAGGGCGCGCAGCTCGTCGGCATGCCGTACACGCCGGACGGCCCCGACCTCGACGCACTCGAGACGCTCGTGCAGATGTGGCGGCCGAAGATGCTCGTGATCAACTCGGTGCTGCAGAACCCGACCGGCACGTCGCTGTCGGCCGCGCAGGCGTTCCGGATCCTCAAGCTTGCGGAGGCGTACGACTTCCTCGTCGTCGAGGACGACGTCTACGGCGACCTGTGCCCGCCGAGCTATCCGGCGACGCGGCTCGCGAGCCTCGACCAGCTGAAGCGCGTGATCTACCTCGGCAGCTATTCGAAGACGCTCGCCGCGAACCTGCGGGTCGGCTACGTCGCCTGCGCACCGGAGATCGCGAAGGCGGTGACCGACCAGAAGATGCTGGTCGGCATGACGACGCCCGAGCTCAACGAGCGCGTGCTGTACAAGATCCTGACCGAAGGGCATTACCGTCGCCACGTCGAGCGGCTGCGCGCGCGGCTCGACGGCGTGCGCGACAAGACCGCGCGAATGCTGGAGCGCACGGGCCTGCGCCTGTTTACGATGCCGGCGTCGGGGATGTTCCTGTGGGCCGACACGGGCGTCGATTCGGACGCGCTCGCGGCCGCCGCGCACGAGGCGGGCTTCCTGCTGACGCCGGGCAGCCTGTTCTCGCCGCAGCAGTCGCCGTCGACGTGGACCCGGTTCAATATCGCGAACTGCGGCGATCCGGCGTTGGCGCCGTTTCTCGGCGAGTATCTGCGGACGGTGTCGAGGCGCGGGGCGGGTGGGTGA
- a CDS encoding aminotransferase-like domain-containing protein encodes MNPSDLHPPHWQLSERARKLTSSAIREILKVTERPEVISFAGGLPAPATFPAERMRAAADRVLRDAPAAALQYSATEGYLPLREWIAERYSVRVSQVLITTGSQQALDLLGKALVDPGSPVLVETPTYLGALQSFSLYEPRYVQVPTDEQGLLPEGLTPDLTQGARLLYAQPNFQNPTGRRLPVERRRALAAFAQTSPFPVLEDDPYGALNYQGEPLPTMLSMAPDHIVHLGTFSKVLAPGLRIGYIIAPEELHYKLVQAKQATDLHTPTLTQRIAHEVIKDGFLDEHIPTIRQLYGAQCEAMLGALARHMPEGVTWNRPEGGMFIWVKLPQQIDSMKLLDAAVADHVAFVPGAPFFADDAQLNTLRLSFVTVPPEKIEEGVARLGKLLRERL; translated from the coding sequence ATGAATCCGAGCGACCTGCACCCGCCGCACTGGCAGCTTTCCGAACGCGCCCGCAAGCTGACGAGCTCTGCGATCCGCGAGATCCTGAAGGTCACGGAGCGCCCCGAAGTCATCTCGTTCGCCGGCGGCCTGCCCGCCCCCGCCACGTTCCCGGCCGAGCGCATGCGCGCCGCCGCCGACCGCGTGCTGCGCGATGCGCCGGCCGCGGCGCTGCAGTACAGCGCGACCGAAGGCTACCTGCCGCTGCGCGAGTGGATCGCCGAACGCTACAGCGTGCGCGTGTCGCAGGTGCTGATCACGACCGGCTCGCAGCAGGCGCTCGACCTGCTCGGCAAGGCGCTCGTCGACCCGGGCAGCCCGGTCCTCGTCGAAACCCCGACCTACCTCGGCGCGCTGCAGTCGTTCTCGCTGTACGAGCCGCGCTACGTGCAGGTGCCGACCGACGAGCAGGGCCTGCTGCCCGAAGGCCTCACGCCCGACCTGACGCAAGGCGCGCGCCTCCTGTACGCGCAGCCGAACTTCCAGAACCCGACCGGCCGCCGCCTGCCCGTCGAGCGCCGCCGCGCGCTCGCCGCGTTCGCGCAGACGAGCCCGTTCCCGGTGCTGGAGGACGATCCGTACGGCGCGCTCAACTACCAGGGCGAGCCGCTGCCGACGATGCTGTCGATGGCGCCCGACCACATCGTGCACCTCGGCACGTTCTCGAAGGTGCTCGCGCCGGGCCTGCGGATCGGCTACATCATCGCCCCCGAGGAACTCCACTACAAGCTCGTGCAGGCGAAGCAGGCCACCGACCTGCACACGCCGACGCTCACGCAGCGCATCGCGCACGAAGTGATCAAGGACGGCTTCCTCGACGAACACATCCCGACGATCCGCCAGCTGTACGGCGCGCAATGCGAAGCGATGCTCGGCGCGCTCGCGCGCCACATGCCCGAAGGCGTGACGTGGAACCGCCCGGAAGGCGGGATGTTCATCTGGGTGAAGCTGCCGCAGCAGATCGACAGCATGAAGCTGCTCGACGCGGCCGTGGCCGACCACGTCGCGTTCGTGCCCGGCGCGCCGTTCTTCGCGGACGACGCGCAACTGAACACGCTGCGCCTGTCGTTCGTCACGGTGCCGCCCGAGAAGATCGAGGAAGGCGTCGCGCGGCTCGGCAAGCTGCTGCGCGAGCGTCTCTGA
- a CDS encoding multidrug/biocide efflux PACE transporter: MKHTNKTVTERLVHALTFELVAIALCAPLGAWLLDMPVSHVGALTVMVSLIAMAWNMTFNALFDRLERRFGWVRNVGLRIAHAVAFELGLVAMVVPLAAWWLGIGLVEALLLDLGIVLFFLPYTFCFNLAYDSLRARRLARRVAA, encoded by the coding sequence ATGAAACACACGAATAAAACAGTGACGGAACGGCTCGTGCATGCGCTGACGTTCGAACTGGTCGCGATCGCGCTGTGCGCGCCGCTCGGCGCGTGGCTGCTGGACATGCCGGTGTCGCACGTCGGCGCGCTGACGGTGATGGTGTCGCTGATCGCGATGGCGTGGAACATGACGTTCAACGCGCTGTTCGACCGGCTCGAGCGGCGCTTCGGCTGGGTGCGCAACGTGGGCCTGCGGATCGCGCACGCGGTCGCATTCGAGCTGGGGCTGGTCGCGATGGTCGTGCCGCTCGCCGCATGGTGGCTGGGCATCGGCCTTGTCGAGGCGCTGCTGCTCGACCTCGGCATCGTGCTGTTCTTCCTGCCTTACACGTTCTGCTTCAACCTCGCGTACGACAGCCTGCGGGCGCGCCGGCTCGCGCGGCGGGTCGCCGCGTGA
- a CDS encoding bifunctional diguanylate cyclase/phosphodiesterase — protein sequence MSSARSSHTPSTRPLRAPRKSRRRALFAIPLLGMLALALLWAVIIARMSVEKDSAYKEAAASAAILSSALEQHTVKAIHQVDQITRFVKFEFEKSPANFNLASAVEKGVVPSDTLIQVSLVNAKGILFANTSERHPQPIDLSDREHFKVHVKRNDDQLYISKPVLGRVSSHWTLQMTRRLNNPDGSFAGVVVVSEDPSYFTNDFYNNAAIGKEGVIAVVSDTGAVLARRTGLLNNAPGAFSASGVYPLAERVSGTIVDPIDSVTRIVSYRHLDGYPLAVMVGLSQAEEFADYNHTRNVYLLMTSFITLAMLAFFGVATGLIGKLLGREREMTQLAEYDLLTGLANRYATLRGLRNDVSMPSSLSRLGLLFIDLDNFKTVNDTLGHNAGDIVLQMTASRLADAVGDEGALSRIGGDEFVVVMKGDDVERRAVRLAEAIIRMFGEPFDVRGSSFVLHASIGIALHTVANESEIDLLKKADLAMYSAKDAGKNCYQFYAPHLSHRADHLMRWEQQLRVALAEGQLFLAYQPKIDLTHRHITGFEALARWDHPEHGIISANEFISIAESTGLIVPIGDFVIRTACEQIARWRDEGHDTLTLAVNISPVQFWRGDLIETISRTLRETGIAAGRLELEITETAMMEYPELVSEKIVALKKLGIRIALDDFGTGYSSLSYLHRFSVDTLKVDRSFVQAIPNDRSVCVMVSSIVHLARSLGLTVVVEGTETEEQVAWLSALGEIEAQGFLFSRPVPADAIPALLARYGVRGDRAKVVPHRATGSTGA from the coding sequence ATGAGCTCCGCCCGGTCATCCCATACGCCGTCGACCCGACCGCTGCGCGCGCCGCGCAAGTCGCGCCGGCGGGCGCTGTTCGCGATCCCGCTGCTCGGGATGCTCGCACTTGCGCTGCTGTGGGCGGTCATCATCGCGCGGATGTCCGTCGAAAAGGACAGCGCGTACAAGGAAGCGGCGGCTTCCGCGGCAATCCTGTCGTCCGCGCTCGAGCAGCACACCGTCAAGGCGATCCACCAGGTCGACCAGATCACCCGCTTCGTCAAGTTCGAATTCGAGAAGTCGCCCGCGAACTTCAATCTCGCGAGCGCCGTCGAGAAAGGCGTCGTGCCGAGCGACACGCTGATCCAGGTCTCGCTCGTCAACGCGAAGGGCATCCTGTTCGCGAACACCTCCGAACGCCATCCGCAGCCGATCGACCTGTCCGACCGCGAGCACTTCAAGGTGCACGTGAAGCGCAACGACGACCAGCTTTACATCAGCAAGCCCGTGCTCGGGCGCGTGTCGAGCCACTGGACGCTGCAGATGACGCGCCGCCTGAACAATCCCGACGGCAGTTTCGCGGGCGTGGTGGTCGTGTCCGAGGATCCGAGCTACTTCACGAACGATTTCTACAACAACGCGGCGATCGGCAAGGAAGGCGTGATCGCGGTGGTCTCCGACACCGGAGCCGTGCTCGCGCGCCGCACCGGCCTGCTCAACAACGCGCCGGGCGCGTTCTCGGCATCGGGCGTGTACCCGCTCGCCGAGCGGGTCTCGGGCACGATCGTCGATCCGATCGACAGCGTGACGCGCATCGTGTCGTACCGCCATCTCGACGGCTATCCGCTCGCGGTGATGGTCGGCCTGTCGCAGGCCGAGGAATTCGCCGACTACAACCACACGCGCAACGTCTACCTGCTGATGACGAGCTTCATCACGCTCGCGATGCTCGCGTTCTTCGGCGTCGCGACGGGGCTCATCGGCAAGCTGCTCGGCCGCGAGCGCGAGATGACCCAGCTCGCCGAATACGACCTGCTCACCGGCCTCGCGAACCGCTACGCGACGCTGCGCGGGCTGCGCAACGACGTGTCGATGCCGTCGAGCCTGTCGCGGCTCGGCCTGCTGTTCATCGACCTCGACAATTTCAAGACGGTCAACGATACGCTCGGCCACAACGCCGGCGACATCGTGCTGCAGATGACGGCGTCGCGCCTTGCCGACGCCGTCGGCGACGAAGGCGCGCTGTCGCGCATCGGCGGCGACGAGTTCGTCGTCGTGATGAAGGGCGACGACGTCGAGCGGCGCGCGGTGCGGCTCGCCGAGGCGATCATCCGGATGTTCGGCGAACCGTTCGACGTGCGCGGCAGCTCGTTCGTGCTGCACGCGAGCATCGGCATCGCGCTGCACACGGTCGCGAACGAGAGCGAGATCGACCTGCTGAAGAAGGCCGACCTCGCGATGTACAGCGCGAAGGACGCGGGCAAGAACTGCTACCAGTTCTACGCGCCGCACCTGTCGCACCGCGCCGATCACCTGATGCGCTGGGAACAGCAGTTGCGCGTCGCGCTCGCCGAAGGGCAGCTGTTCCTCGCGTACCAGCCGAAGATCGACCTCACCCACCGCCACATCACCGGTTTCGAGGCGCTCGCGCGCTGGGACCATCCGGAACACGGGATCATCTCCGCGAACGAATTCATCTCGATTGCCGAATCGACGGGCCTCATCGTGCCGATCGGCGACTTCGTGATCCGCACCGCGTGCGAGCAGATCGCGCGCTGGCGCGACGAGGGGCACGACACGCTGACGCTCGCCGTCAACATTTCGCCGGTGCAGTTCTGGCGCGGCGACCTGATCGAGACGATCTCGCGCACGCTGCGGGAGACCGGCATCGCGGCCGGCCGCCTCGAACTCGAGATCACCGAGACCGCGATGATGGAATATCCGGAGCTCGTCTCGGAAAAGATCGTCGCGCTCAAGAAGCTCGGCATCCGCATCGCGCTCGACGATTTCGGCACCGGCTATTCGTCGCTGTCGTACCTGCACCGTTTTTCGGTCGACACGCTGAAGGTCGACCGCTCGTTCGTGCAGGCGATCCCGAACGACCGCAGCGTGTGCGTGATGGTGTCGTCGATCGTGCATCTCGCGCGCTCGCTCGGCCTGACGGTCGTCGTCGAAGGCACGGAGACCGAGGAGCAAGTGGCGTGGCTGTCGGCGCTCGGCGAGATCGAAGCGCAGGGGTTCCTGTTCTCGCGTCCGGTGCCGGCCGACGCGATTCCCGCGCTGCTCGCCCGCTACGGCGTGCGCGGCGACCGCGCGAAAGTCGTCCCGCATCGCGCGACGGGCAGCACCGGCGCCTGA
- a CDS encoding VOC family protein, with product MAAHPLTLDHLVVAARTLDEGVRHVADALGIEPAGGGRHPLMRTHNALFGVWGGLYLEVIAIDPDAPADAGAPPRARLFALDDPALQARLARGPFLAHWVARVDRPRRLALWQRQYPARIPPVVAMRRGDLSWGLTVPDDGAFPAWQGAGDGLVPSLIQWDSPRHPSDALPQDGVALTALKGVHPHADTVREQLDWLGAAHLLDLETGEGAPALVAEFDTRQGTRTLR from the coding sequence ATGGCAGCCCATCCCCTGACCCTCGACCATCTGGTCGTCGCCGCGCGCACGCTCGACGAAGGCGTGCGCCACGTCGCCGACGCGCTCGGCATCGAACCGGCCGGCGGCGGCCGGCATCCGCTGATGCGCACCCACAACGCGCTGTTCGGCGTCTGGGGCGGCCTCTACCTGGAAGTGATCGCGATCGATCCCGACGCGCCGGCCGACGCCGGCGCGCCGCCGCGCGCGCGCCTGTTCGCGCTCGACGATCCGGCGCTGCAGGCGCGGCTCGCGCGCGGCCCGTTCCTCGCGCACTGGGTCGCGCGGGTCGACCGGCCGCGCCGGCTCGCGCTGTGGCAGCGCCAGTACCCGGCCCGCATCCCGCCCGTCGTCGCGATGCGGCGCGGCGACCTGAGCTGGGGCCTGACGGTGCCCGACGACGGCGCGTTCCCCGCGTGGCAGGGCGCCGGCGACGGCCTCGTGCCGTCGCTGATCCAGTGGGACAGCCCGCGCCATCCGTCCGACGCGCTGCCGCAGGACGGCGTCGCGCTGACGGCGCTCAAGGGCGTCCATCCGCACGCGGACACGGTGCGCGAACAGCTCGACTGGCTCGGCGCCGCCCACCTGCTCGACCTCGAAACCGGCGAAGGCGCGCCCGCGCTCGTCGCCGAGTTCGACACCCGCCAAGGCACGCGCACGCTGCGCTGA